The following proteins come from a genomic window of Pirellula staleyi DSM 6068:
- a CDS encoding helix-turn-helix domain-containing protein, with product MEKLDEYLRIKEASEYLGVSPNTLRNWGRDGRIIEHRHPVNNYRLYKKEDLTRLLRHANR from the coding sequence ATGGAAAAACTCGACGAGTACCTGCGAATCAAGGAAGCCTCCGAATACCTCGGCGTTTCACCGAACACACTCCGCAACTGGGGCCGCGACGGAAGGATCATTGAACACCGACATCCCGTCAACAATTACCGTCTGTACAAGAAAGAGGATCTGACTCGACTTCTGCGTCACGCCAACAGATGA
- a CDS encoding PD-(D/E)XK nuclease family protein, which produces MHWRPHWSYSAISQYLTCPLRYYFQRILCLPQPSISASLIFGSTVHEVLADYHRSIVKTETNSVEFYRDRFRKAWIRRENESEVTYKAGENTSDLMDQGIALVELYLQEKPPEGIVAIEEEILCPVHNSKGEYLEKPLLAVADLITRKQDELTIQEFKTSGRAY; this is translated from the coding sequence ATGCATTGGCGTCCTCACTGGAGCTATAGCGCGATCAGCCAGTATTTGACTTGTCCGCTACGCTACTACTTTCAGCGAATCCTTTGCCTTCCGCAGCCTTCCATCAGTGCCAGCCTTATTTTTGGCTCCACGGTGCACGAAGTTCTGGCGGATTACCATCGATCGATTGTGAAGACCGAAACGAACTCGGTGGAATTCTATCGTGATCGATTTCGAAAAGCTTGGATTCGCCGAGAAAATGAGTCCGAAGTGACCTACAAAGCTGGCGAAAACACAAGCGATCTCATGGACCAGGGAATTGCGTTGGTCGAACTCTATCTGCAGGAAAAACCTCCCGAAGGAATTGTTGCCATCGAGGAAGAAATTCTCTGCCCAGTGCACAACAGTAAGGGTGAGTATCTGGAAAAACCTCTGCTCGCCGTTGCTGATCTGATTACTCGAAAGCAAGATGAACTAACGATTCAGGAATTCAAGACTTCGGGACGTGCTTACTAG
- a CDS encoding DEAD/DEAH box helicase family protein, with protein MSNESATRQQIIDHRLKEAGWNVRDRTQVVEEFTLAKASEMQVNEDSVPFGTRELSDYVLLGKNGKPLAVVEAKRTSKDAELGREQAKQYCNNIQRRNGGELPFCFYTNGHEIYFWSIGEAPPQLVHGFPTRQDLERLLHIRKNKNPLVDELINKDIAGRDYQIQAIRTVMEGISKCRRQFLLVMATGTGKTRTCIALVDALMRAGYVQRVLFLVDRIALRGQALDAFKEHIPDEPRWPEPGEKSIATDRRIYVATYPTMLNIVRDEENSLSPHFFDMVIVDESHRSIYNTYGEVLDYFHSIILGLTATPRDVIDHNTFAVFHCEDGLPSFAFSYDEAINHVPPYLCDFRVLKIKTKFQDEGISKRTISLEDQKRLILEGKDIEEIVYEGTDLEKKVTNHATNALIVKEFMEESIKDPNGVLPGKTIFFCMSVAHARRIERIFDSLYPEYKGELAKVMVSDDPRVYGKGGLLDQFTRSDMPRVAISVDMLDTGIDVREIVNLVFAKPVFSYTKFWQMIGRGTRLLESNKIKAWCPEKDVFQIIDCWDNFDYFQLTPKGKEPKPQVPLPVRLVGARIDKIEAAQVLGQSSVADKEIAALRGQIAALPGKSVSIMESKANLAKCEADAFWLPLTADGIAFLRHAVQPLFRVVSQVDFKAMRFEKDVLEASLAQLKGEKEKYAALTESLTAQVSELPLSVNVVAQEAGLIQKAQTNHYWATITDLGFDDLVKRLGPLMHYRDGRGSSDGPAKFNFADVLTAKEYVEFGPEHESLSIAQYRKLVEEKVNELTASNPILQKIRDGQNVTDDEAEDLATQLHEEHPHITLQLLRRVYHHQRASFIRFIRHILGIEILESFPDTVSKSIDQFIAEHPTLNSHQLQFLRLLRDFLIERGGIEKRDLIQAPFTVIHPSGIRGIFSPKEINEILALTESLVA; from the coding sequence ATGTCAAACGAATCCGCAACCCGACAGCAGATCATCGACCACCGGCTGAAAGAAGCGGGTTGGAACGTTCGTGATCGCACACAGGTTGTGGAGGAATTCACCCTCGCCAAAGCCTCAGAAATGCAGGTTAATGAGGACTCGGTTCCCTTCGGTACTCGCGAGCTCAGTGATTATGTCCTTCTGGGCAAGAACGGGAAACCTTTAGCGGTTGTTGAGGCAAAGCGGACGTCGAAGGATGCCGAACTTGGCCGCGAACAGGCAAAACAGTATTGCAATAACATTCAGAGGCGGAACGGTGGAGAACTTCCATTCTGCTTCTACACCAACGGTCACGAAATCTACTTCTGGAGTATCGGTGAAGCCCCGCCTCAATTAGTTCATGGGTTCCCAACGCGGCAGGATCTGGAACGACTACTTCACATTCGGAAGAACAAGAATCCGCTCGTCGATGAGCTAATTAATAAGGATATTGCCGGACGCGACTACCAGATCCAAGCCATCCGAACGGTGATGGAAGGCATTTCAAAGTGCCGCCGCCAGTTCCTGCTCGTCATGGCAACCGGAACTGGAAAGACCCGTACCTGCATCGCTCTGGTCGATGCTCTGATGCGTGCCGGGTACGTTCAAAGAGTGCTCTTCCTTGTCGACCGTATCGCCCTTCGTGGCCAGGCCCTCGACGCCTTCAAGGAACACATACCTGACGAACCACGGTGGCCGGAGCCGGGGGAGAAGTCCATCGCCACGGATCGCCGCATCTACGTTGCAACCTATCCAACGATGCTCAACATCGTGCGGGACGAAGAGAACTCACTGTCGCCGCATTTCTTCGACATGGTCATCGTCGATGAAAGCCATCGATCGATTTACAACACGTACGGAGAAGTGCTCGATTACTTTCATTCAATTATACTAGGTCTGACAGCAACGCCTCGCGATGTCATCGACCACAACACGTTTGCCGTATTCCACTGCGAGGACGGTCTCCCCAGCTTCGCGTTTTCCTACGATGAAGCCATCAATCACGTCCCACCGTACCTCTGCGACTTCCGTGTCCTGAAGATCAAAACCAAGTTCCAGGACGAAGGCATCAGCAAACGCACCATCAGCCTGGAGGATCAGAAACGGCTCATCCTCGAAGGTAAGGACATCGAGGAAATCGTCTACGAAGGGACCGACCTCGAAAAGAAGGTCACGAACCACGCCACGAACGCCCTCATCGTGAAGGAGTTCATGGAGGAATCCATCAAGGACCCGAATGGCGTTCTTCCCGGCAAGACGATTTTCTTCTGCATGTCGGTCGCCCACGCTCGACGCATCGAACGCATCTTTGATTCACTCTATCCGGAATACAAAGGCGAACTCGCCAAGGTCATGGTTTCTGACGATCCTCGCGTCTATGGCAAGGGCGGATTGCTGGACCAGTTCACTCGCAGCGACATGCCCCGAGTGGCGATCAGCGTCGACATGCTCGATACCGGCATCGACGTTCGTGAAATCGTCAACCTCGTCTTTGCGAAGCCGGTTTTCTCGTACACCAAGTTTTGGCAGATGATTGGTCGCGGCACGCGACTCCTGGAATCCAACAAAATCAAGGCATGGTGTCCCGAGAAGGATGTCTTCCAGATCATCGATTGCTGGGACAACTTCGATTACTTCCAGCTCACCCCGAAAGGGAAAGAACCCAAGCCTCAGGTTCCGCTGCCGGTTCGACTGGTTGGCGCTCGCATCGACAAGATTGAAGCCGCTCAGGTTCTTGGTCAGTCGTCAGTAGCGGACAAAGAGATCGCCGCCCTTCGTGGCCAAATCGCAGCTTTGCCGGGCAAATCAGTCTCCATCATGGAATCGAAAGCCAATCTGGCGAAATGCGAGGCCGATGCTTTCTGGCTGCCGTTGACAGCGGATGGCATCGCGTTCCTTCGCCACGCAGTCCAACCGCTGTTCCGTGTTGTTTCGCAGGTCGATTTCAAAGCGATGCGATTCGAGAAAGACGTGCTCGAAGCCTCTCTCGCACAGCTCAAGGGCGAAAAGGAGAAGTACGCCGCCCTGACGGAAAGCCTAACCGCACAGGTCAGTGAATTGCCCCTTTCTGTTAATGTCGTCGCACAGGAAGCGGGGCTGATTCAGAAAGCTCAGACCAATCACTATTGGGCGACAATCACCGATCTAGGGTTCGACGATCTCGTGAAGCGACTTGGTCCCCTGATGCACTACCGGGATGGGCGAGGTTCCAGCGATGGCCCCGCCAAGTTCAACTTTGCCGACGTCCTGACAGCCAAGGAGTACGTGGAGTTCGGCCCGGAGCACGAGTCGCTCAGCATTGCCCAGTACCGCAAGCTGGTCGAAGAGAAGGTCAACGAACTGACCGCCAGCAATCCCATCTTGCAGAAGATTCGCGACGGCCAGAACGTCACCGATGACGAGGCCGAAGACCTGGCCACGCAACTGCACGAAGAGCACCCGCACATCACGTTGCAGTTGCTTCGCCGAGTCTATCACCATCAGCGGGCTTCGTTCATTCGGTTCATCCGCCATATTCTGGGAATTGAAATCCTGGAGAGCTTCCCGGATACGGTTTCCAAGTCGATCGATCAGTTCATTGCCGAGCACCCCACACTCAACAGCCATCAGCTTCAGTTCCTGCGGTTGCTGCGTGATTTTCTGATTGAACGGGGTGGCATCGAGAAGCGAGACCTGATCCAAGCCCCGTTTACCGTCATTCATCCCAGCGGGATTCGCGGCATCTTCTCGCCCAAAGAAATCAATGAAATCCTCGCCCTTACCGAAAGTCTGGTTGCCTAA
- a CDS encoding DUF932 domain-containing protein, translated as MAHNLATTNGKVATMFFGEVPWHRLGTRLENPATASEAITAAGLDYEVELKQLFTGDGTFVPHRKGVVRSDNGEVLGAVGNTYVPVQNRQAFGFLDAVVADGSLRYHTAGALGKGERIWLLAKLPSQIRVKNSDDLVDKFLLLSNAHDGSSALRVYFTPIRVVCQNTLNLADNRSTGQGISILHKGNLHTKIREAQRVLGLAEEFYDEAEGIIDILASHHPSSVQVEAFFQSVIPDPIGADNARARKVRDRLTCLFETGIGQDMPEIKGTSWAAYNAVTEFVDHHRPTRSTDPLERASRRLDSSWFGSGARLKAKAWNLAFDMALSV; from the coding sequence ATGGCTCACAATCTGGCAACTACCAACGGCAAAGTAGCGACGATGTTCTTTGGTGAGGTTCCTTGGCATCGCCTTGGAACCCGCCTGGAGAATCCAGCTACCGCGAGCGAAGCGATCACGGCTGCTGGACTCGATTACGAAGTCGAACTCAAACAACTTTTCACCGGTGATGGAACTTTCGTTCCGCACCGCAAAGGAGTTGTGCGATCCGACAACGGTGAAGTGCTGGGAGCCGTCGGAAACACCTATGTTCCCGTCCAGAACCGCCAGGCGTTTGGCTTTCTCGACGCAGTGGTTGCCGATGGCAGCCTACGGTATCACACTGCCGGTGCGCTGGGCAAAGGTGAACGGATCTGGCTACTCGCTAAACTGCCATCACAAATCCGCGTAAAAAACTCCGATGACTTAGTCGACAAATTCCTACTGCTGAGCAACGCTCACGATGGCTCCTCAGCCCTTCGTGTCTACTTCACGCCGATTCGAGTCGTTTGCCAGAACACGCTAAACCTGGCTGACAATCGCTCAACTGGTCAGGGAATCTCAATCTTGCACAAAGGAAACCTGCATACCAAAATCCGCGAAGCTCAGCGAGTACTGGGGCTGGCAGAAGAATTCTACGACGAAGCCGAAGGGATCATCGACATCCTGGCTAGTCACCACCCTTCGTCCGTGCAGGTCGAAGCCTTCTTCCAGTCAGTCATCCCTGACCCCATCGGTGCCGACAATGCTCGTGCTCGCAAGGTACGTGATCGTCTCACCTGCCTGTTCGAAACCGGCATCGGCCAAGATATGCCAGAGATTAAGGGTACCTCCTGGGCAGCGTACAACGCGGTCACCGAGTTCGTCGATCACCACCGCCCAACACGGTCAACCGATCCTCTAGAGCGTGCCAGTCGCCGCCTGGATTCATCATGGTTCGGCAGCGGTGCCCGACTGAAGGCCAAAGCCTGGAACCTCGCCTTCGACATGGCCCTTTCCGTGTAG
- a CDS encoding restriction endonuclease subunit S → MKWRRIKVGDLLARKTGTVNPDKSPSERFSLYSIPAFDNGAPEELLGSEIGSSKQILQPGDVLLSKIVPHIRRCWVVGKTLSTHRMIGSGEWIVFRTHRVDAGYLSKVLVGDEFHKAFLQTVAGVGGSLKRARPAAVAEIEIPVPPLDEQRRIAAVLDKADALRRQRQESLQLTEKLLQSVFLSMFGDPVGNPKNLPTDDLENLAKLERGKFTPRPRNDPSYYSGDFPFIQTGDITRSKGRITGWTQTLNEKGIRVSREFQPGTVVIAIVGATLGETAIVETPVYCPDSIIGVTPYPTKATSEFLEFLLRLWKPRLKELAPDAARANLNLERLRPLPALAPELDLQQEFSRIARDLRQLTLDKTENGKLLDKLFSSLQQRAFRGELDLSRLQLGPAAESPIVSPAPQPTVAEGRYTRPGSFIAPADIEKQLLAMEKKLEGEQAEPLPWSEDFFKYRTLSQILQPPFSFAKIWSIVEQDFAEPDYETVKNKVFEYVAAGVLKQEFSEEQREIVLRPGT, encoded by the coding sequence ATGAAATGGAGACGAATCAAAGTCGGAGACCTGTTGGCACGCAAGACGGGAACGGTCAATCCGGACAAATCACCGAGTGAACGCTTCTCGCTTTACAGCATCCCTGCATTTGACAACGGTGCTCCAGAAGAGTTGCTTGGAAGCGAAATTGGCTCATCGAAACAGATTCTGCAGCCAGGAGACGTACTTCTTTCGAAGATTGTGCCACACATCCGTCGTTGCTGGGTAGTTGGTAAGACACTATCCACACATCGGATGATTGGATCAGGTGAGTGGATAGTGTTTCGTACTCACCGTGTTGATGCAGGATACCTCTCGAAAGTCCTCGTGGGCGATGAGTTCCATAAGGCATTTCTGCAAACGGTCGCCGGAGTTGGTGGGTCACTCAAGCGAGCGAGACCGGCAGCAGTTGCGGAGATTGAAATCCCTGTTCCGCCGCTGGACGAGCAACGGCGGATTGCGGCGGTGTTGGACAAGGCCGATGCCCTCCGCCGCCAGCGCCAGGAATCGCTGCAACTCACCGAGAAGCTCCTGCAATCCGTCTTCCTCAGCATGTTCGGCGATCCGGTTGGGAATCCCAAGAATCTGCCGACCGACGATTTGGAAAACTTGGCGAAGTTGGAACGAGGGAAATTCACTCCGCGACCGAGGAACGATCCTTCCTACTACAGTGGCGATTTCCCCTTTATTCAGACCGGCGACATTACCCGCAGCAAAGGACGAATCACAGGTTGGACGCAGACTCTCAACGAGAAGGGAATTCGGGTCAGCCGAGAGTTTCAACCGGGGACTGTTGTCATCGCGATCGTGGGTGCCACACTTGGTGAGACCGCCATCGTCGAGACACCCGTCTATTGCCCTGATAGCATCATAGGAGTTACGCCGTATCCGACCAAGGCGACATCGGAGTTCCTTGAGTTCCTTCTGCGTCTATGGAAACCCAGACTAAAGGAACTCGCGCCTGACGCTGCTCGCGCAAACCTCAATTTGGAAAGGCTGCGTCCGCTTCCCGCGCTGGCCCCAGAATTGGACCTCCAGCAGGAGTTTTCTCGCATTGCACGAGACTTGCGTCAGTTGACGCTCGACAAGACAGAGAACGGGAAGCTGCTGGACAAGTTGTTTTCATCCCTCCAACAGCGAGCCTTTCGCGGTGAACTGGATCTGAGTCGACTCCAACTCGGCCCCGCAGCGGAATCACCGATCGTTTCACCAGCGCCGCAACCAACCGTCGCAGAAGGACGCTACACGCGGCCCGGCAGCTTCATCGCCCCGGCGGATATCGAAAAGCAGTTGCTGGCGATGGAAAAGAAGCTGGAGGGAGAACAGGCTGAGCCGCTCCCTTGGTCCGAAGACTTCTTCAAGTACCGCACGCTGAGCCAGATTCTCCAGCCCCCATTCAGCTTCGCAAAGATCTGGTCCATCGTGGAGCAGGATTTCGCCGAGCCAGATTATGAGACCGTCAAGAACAAGGTCTTCGAGTATGTGGCTGCAGGCGTCCTCAAGCAGGAGTTCAGCGAAGAACAACGGGAAATTGTGTTGAGGCCCGGGACATGA
- a CDS encoding class I SAM-dependent methyltransferase translates to MVTGDFKMGPKVAMRNCAILSLIVAVFAHMAGCGPQKENAVTEITNNKQASQHEPPKHGGHKHAFTDPADRAKKWNDPERDKWQRPDEIVAALALTPGATVADIGAGTGYMVAHLSKAAGKDGTVIAIDASTQMIEYLTKRSADLGPAKIVPRMVRPDDPEIQPDSVDGVLTLDTWHHVNSQEAYAKKVYEGLKQGGRFVVVEYEVESEIGPPKEMRLESAQVTKQLESAGFRVEIVRESMPRHYMVVGHKD, encoded by the coding sequence GTGGTAACGGGAGACTTCAAAATGGGGCCGAAAGTTGCCATGAGGAACTGTGCCATTCTTTCACTCATAGTCGCAGTGTTTGCGCACATGGCTGGGTGCGGGCCACAGAAGGAGAACGCCGTGACGGAGATAACGAACAACAAGCAAGCCAGCCAACACGAACCGCCCAAGCACGGCGGCCACAAACATGCCTTCACGGACCCTGCGGATCGTGCGAAAAAGTGGAACGACCCAGAACGTGACAAGTGGCAGCGTCCAGATGAGATTGTTGCAGCACTCGCTTTGACGCCCGGTGCGACGGTCGCTGACATCGGTGCGGGGACGGGCTACATGGTGGCGCATCTAAGCAAGGCAGCAGGCAAAGATGGAACGGTTATCGCCATCGACGCCTCGACTCAGATGATCGAGTATCTGACGAAACGCAGTGCCGACCTAGGACCAGCCAAGATCGTGCCACGCATGGTCCGCCCGGACGATCCTGAAATCCAGCCTGACAGTGTGGATGGTGTATTGACGCTGGACACTTGGCATCACGTCAATTCGCAAGAGGCATATGCCAAGAAGGTGTACGAGGGGCTGAAGCAGGGCGGGCGTTTCGTGGTGGTGGAGTACGAAGTCGAATCGGAGATTGGCCCGCCGAAAGAGATGCGGCTCGAATCTGCGCAAGTGACGAAGCAACTTGAATCGGCAGGCTTTCGAGTCGAGATCGTGCGGGAGTCGATGCCACGGCACTACATGGTCGTCGGACACAAGGATTAG
- a CDS encoding restriction system-associated AAA family ATPase: MKLIRLKLDVPFRSLPAGFEIDFLRDWDFDRCFEFHPYCFAGRNGSGKSNVLEALVAIFYHIECIHLEYRPEGFEYDKETNPDAFRAESCTPDAFELEYFIPISFLSQIAPNSQGNERPCRIRIVKKANTKPEVLWLNEKEFKNDDYKSLVRNEVKSVLPRFILGYSSGRNEILSLPFFKMRFIHFDEYRAKVVMDDHYSRPEGRMVYLDEQFSQAILICHFLFPSAPVIRVFEEKVGLRGIQRFRIIIRRHHRYPLIEEYLKTHSETQEEPSAGQSVELTSKLSALIDKLTQCSTAYFEDYSSYEDGEGYDLYLDYWVNDATKRAFQVHFGEASGESPEVDKAKSALNLFQSFQILLTLNNYLVAEETKDELYQSSSLYVNETISTPASHERITRFKEGELIKDGVTGPLYIKSLSDGEHQFLHTIGLCLLYRHESALFLLDEPETHLNPDWRASYISTLRAALEADAATKNVMREVLLTSHSPFIISDCRKENVLVFATNPETQAVTWQRPDFETFGASANAITMKVFGQIETIGDYAMSTLNALRKRLEEGEDPDVLIKEAGKELGDSVEKVLFVNQAIKKKEGK, from the coding sequence ATGAAACTAATTCGACTCAAGCTAGATGTCCCCTTTCGCAGCCTCCCCGCAGGCTTCGAGATCGACTTCCTGCGCGATTGGGACTTTGACCGCTGCTTCGAATTCCACCCGTACTGTTTCGCCGGTCGTAATGGCAGCGGCAAATCTAATGTCCTCGAAGCCTTGGTTGCCATCTTTTACCACATCGAATGCATCCATCTCGAATATCGTCCCGAGGGATTTGAATACGACAAAGAAACTAACCCCGATGCCTTCCGGGCGGAATCCTGTACACCAGATGCATTTGAACTGGAATACTTCATTCCCATCTCGTTTCTCAGTCAGATTGCTCCGAACAGCCAAGGGAATGAGAGGCCTTGCCGAATCCGTATTGTTAAAAAGGCGAACACCAAGCCCGAAGTACTGTGGCTAAACGAAAAGGAGTTTAAGAACGATGACTACAAGAGCCTAGTGCGGAACGAAGTGAAGTCTGTACTCCCTCGGTTTATCCTAGGATATTCGTCGGGACGCAATGAGATTCTGAGCTTGCCGTTTTTCAAGATGCGGTTCATTCACTTCGACGAATACCGTGCCAAAGTTGTAATGGACGATCATTACTCACGTCCGGAAGGTCGAATGGTTTACTTGGATGAGCAGTTCAGCCAGGCGATTCTCATATGCCACTTTTTGTTTCCTAGCGCTCCCGTAATTCGAGTATTCGAGGAGAAAGTCGGCCTACGGGGAATTCAAAGGTTCCGTATCATCATCCGGCGACACCACCGGTATCCATTGATAGAAGAGTACTTGAAGACGCATTCAGAAACACAAGAGGAACCCTCTGCCGGACAATCGGTGGAGCTAACCTCAAAGCTGTCTGCCTTAATCGACAAACTTACCCAATGCTCAACCGCCTATTTCGAGGACTATTCCTCCTATGAGGATGGCGAAGGGTACGACCTGTATTTAGACTACTGGGTCAACGATGCCACAAAGCGCGCCTTTCAGGTTCACTTCGGAGAAGCATCCGGGGAATCGCCAGAAGTCGACAAAGCTAAGTCCGCACTCAACCTATTTCAATCGTTTCAGATACTACTTACACTCAATAACTATTTGGTTGCCGAAGAGACCAAGGACGAACTGTACCAGTCATCTAGCCTCTACGTAAACGAGACAATTTCCACGCCGGCATCGCATGAACGAATAACCCGCTTCAAAGAAGGTGAACTGATCAAGGATGGTGTCACGGGACCACTCTACATCAAATCCCTTTCCGATGGCGAACACCAGTTCCTGCATACCATCGGACTGTGTCTGCTCTATCGCCATGAATCCGCACTCTTCCTGCTCGACGAGCCAGAAACCCACCTCAACCCCGATTGGCGAGCATCGTACATCTCAACCCTGCGAGCCGCCTTGGAAGCCGACGCCGCCACGAAGAACGTGATGCGGGAAGTTCTTCTGACATCTCATTCTCCGTTCATCATTTCGGATTGCCGCAAGGAGAACGTTCTCGTCTTCGCCACGAATCCCGAAACCCAGGCTGTAACTTGGCAAAGGCCGGATTTTGAGACGTTTGGCGCTTCGGCAAACGCAATTACAATGAAGGTCTTCGGTCAAATCGAAACCATCGGCGATTATGCGATGTCAACACTTAATGCCTTACGCAAGCGTCTTGAAGAAGGCGAAGACCCCGACGTGCTTATTAAAGAGGCAGGCAAGGAACTCGGCGACTCTGTTGAGAAGGTCCTTTTTGTGAATCAGGCGATTAAGAAGAAGGAGGGAAAATAG
- a CDS encoding type I restriction-modification system subunit M encodes MLQINAKLKALIAKLWDRFWSGGISNPLSAIEQITYLLFMKQIDELDLKREQDAEFTGDTYTSRFSGDYFLPNDRSRIEEMSKPKAGESAAQKKAREAEVKSERKRLAIDKATLRWSHFRQMKADEMLPHVQQKVFPFIKELNGDGSNFAKHMANAVFIIPSANLLQGAVQIIEEIFVEIELDAREQGHLFQDIQGDVYEMLLNEISSAGKNGQFRTPRHIIKLISELVNPQLGHRICDPACGTAGFLLDAYQYIVTQLARKKVKKQKFEPDEDGFIRTSVSGQLDQNKKDILEQSLYGFDFDSTMVRLALMNLMMHGIDNPHVDYQDTLSKSFTEEMEYDIVMANPPFTGSIDKGDINEGLTLKTTKTELLFTERIFTLLKKGGTAGIIVPQGVLFGAAGAFVEARKKLVEEAELKAVISLPSGVFKPYAGVATAILVFTRSGKTQHTWFYNLANDGMTLDDRRTRVDGSELPDVVEKWNARNPKEKGDRKSNCFFVPVEEIREKTYDLSFNRYGEVEHDETEHEDPKSLLQQLKALEDKIQQGISELQEILG; translated from the coding sequence ATGCTGCAAATCAACGCCAAGCTCAAGGCTCTGATCGCTAAGCTGTGGGACCGATTCTGGTCTGGCGGCATTTCCAATCCGCTTTCCGCGATTGAGCAGATCACCTACCTGCTGTTCATGAAGCAGATTGACGAGCTTGATCTCAAGCGGGAACAGGATGCCGAATTCACTGGCGATACCTACACATCGCGATTTTCCGGCGACTATTTCCTGCCGAATGACCGTTCTCGCATCGAGGAGATGTCCAAGCCGAAAGCCGGAGAATCCGCCGCTCAGAAGAAAGCGCGGGAGGCGGAAGTGAAAAGCGAACGCAAACGGCTCGCCATCGACAAGGCCACGCTCCGCTGGAGTCACTTCCGACAGATGAAGGCCGACGAGATGTTGCCGCATGTGCAGCAAAAAGTTTTCCCCTTCATCAAGGAACTCAATGGCGACGGCAGCAATTTCGCCAAACACATGGCGAACGCCGTCTTCATCATCCCCAGCGCCAACCTGCTGCAGGGGGCGGTGCAGATCATCGAAGAGATCTTCGTCGAGATCGAACTCGATGCTCGGGAGCAAGGGCACCTTTTTCAGGACATCCAGGGCGATGTCTACGAGATGCTGCTGAACGAAATCAGCAGTGCGGGCAAGAACGGCCAGTTTCGCACCCCTCGGCACATCATCAAGCTGATCAGCGAGCTGGTGAATCCCCAGCTTGGTCATCGTATTTGCGATCCCGCCTGCGGCACGGCTGGCTTTCTGCTCGATGCCTATCAGTACATCGTCACCCAGCTTGCGCGGAAGAAAGTCAAGAAGCAGAAGTTCGAGCCGGACGAAGATGGCTTCATCCGCACCAGTGTCAGCGGCCAACTTGACCAGAACAAGAAGGACATTCTGGAGCAAAGCCTCTACGGGTTCGATTTCGACAGCACAATGGTTCGGCTGGCTTTGATGAACCTGATGATGCACGGCATCGACAATCCACATGTCGATTACCAAGACACGCTCAGCAAGAGTTTCACTGAGGAAATGGAATACGACATCGTGATGGCCAATCCGCCGTTCACAGGTAGCATTGACAAAGGAGACATCAACGAAGGTCTGACGCTGAAGACCACCAAGACCGAACTCCTCTTCACCGAGCGCATCTTCACGTTGCTCAAGAAAGGGGGAACGGCAGGCATCATCGTGCCGCAAGGAGTGCTATTCGGTGCCGCCGGTGCCTTCGTCGAAGCCCGCAAGAAGCTGGTGGAAGAGGCGGAACTCAAGGCCGTGATATCTCTTCCCAGTGGAGTGTTCAAACCCTATGCCGGGGTTGCCACGGCGATTCTCGTTTTCACACGCAGCGGCAAGACGCAGCACACGTGGTTCTACAACCTGGCGAACGACGGGATGACACTCGATGATCGTCGCACGCGAGTCGACGGAAGCGAACTGCCAGACGTTGTCGAAAAATGGAACGCTAGAAACCCCAAGGAAAAAGGAGACAGGAAATCGAATTGCTTCTTTGTTCCGGTGGAAGAGATTCGCGAGAAGACGTACGACCTTTCGTTCAACCGCTATGGCGAGGTGGAGCATGATGAAACGGAACATGAAGATCCGAAGTCTCTTCTCCAGCAATTAAAGGCATTGGAAGACAAGATTCAGCAAGGGATCTCGGAGTTGCAGGAGATCCTGGGATGA